A stretch of Solidesulfovibrio sp. DNA encodes these proteins:
- a CDS encoding SIR2 family protein has translation MIDPLHSLAFSIQANPGIYALLLGSGVSRSARIPTGWEITLDLVRKLAEVSDESTIADPILWYREKYGKEPDYSELLDALAKTPSERQQLLRSYLEPSEEERAEGIKAPTAAHRAIASLAAKGYVRVIITTNFDRLMETALVDAGIVSTVLSSLDQIHGAMPLIHTRCCLFKVHGDYLDTRIRNTHTELESYPSEFNILLDRILDEFGLITCGWSAEWDPALRNAIERSASRRFSYFWALRGEPSISAMRLIEHRRAQTIPIADADNFFSELNRLVDALDQFSRPHPLSTGAAVVSLKSYLADPIHRIRLADLISGEVDRVRETTAGAMFAVQGGPDPDSQTFTARVHAYEAACGTLIAMAAAGGYWIERWHYATWMNALARLATRRNENGTIYWLDLQVYPACLLFYTLGIGSIEAGEHGLMFLGEMFRTPIHREHRKDIVAVEQLPAFCLFDEGSRPARLLEGMDRRQTPLNDWLHNLLTPQFRGIIPSDSRFSYAFDKLEILAALSYSHHVKDSLAFGHWTPPGRYVFRYEDRTRIIESIRDSLSTHKNNSPYVKSSIFGQTFDECIVELDKFIEWISTLKGRRL, from the coding sequence ATGATCGACCCACTACACTCCCTCGCCTTCTCTATCCAGGCCAATCCTGGCATCTATGCATTGTTGCTCGGTTCTGGAGTGTCGCGTTCCGCCAGGATTCCAACCGGATGGGAAATCACACTTGATCTTGTGCGCAAGCTTGCAGAAGTGTCCGACGAGTCCACCATAGCCGATCCCATCCTTTGGTATCGTGAGAAGTACGGTAAAGAACCTGATTATTCAGAACTTCTAGATGCGCTCGCCAAGACTCCGTCTGAACGACAACAGCTTTTGCGTAGCTATCTCGAACCTTCTGAGGAGGAGCGTGCGGAGGGTATCAAGGCACCAACCGCAGCGCATCGGGCAATCGCTAGTCTCGCAGCAAAGGGTTATGTCCGTGTCATCATCACTACCAATTTCGACAGACTCATGGAGACGGCATTAGTCGATGCAGGAATTGTTTCAACAGTGCTCAGTTCTCTAGATCAGATACACGGGGCAATGCCTCTGATCCATACTCGTTGCTGTTTATTCAAGGTCCATGGCGATTACCTTGATACCCGAATCCGTAATACACACACTGAGCTCGAATCGTACCCATCAGAATTTAATATATTGTTGGATAGAATTCTTGACGAATTCGGTTTAATCACCTGCGGGTGGTCAGCGGAATGGGATCCCGCGTTACGGAATGCCATCGAACGGTCTGCTTCTCGTCGGTTTAGCTATTTTTGGGCATTGCGAGGCGAACCAAGCATTTCAGCAATGCGACTGATTGAACATCGGCGTGCGCAAACCATTCCCATCGCAGATGCGGACAATTTTTTCTCTGAACTCAACCGTCTTGTCGACGCACTGGATCAATTTTCCAGGCCACACCCATTATCAACCGGGGCCGCTGTTGTCAGTCTTAAAAGCTATCTTGCTGACCCGATTCACCGCATTCGACTTGCTGATTTAATAAGTGGCGAAGTGGATCGTGTACGCGAAACGACCGCAGGGGCAATGTTTGCAGTACAGGGTGGACCTGATCCAGACTCGCAAACCTTCACGGCACGGGTTCACGCATATGAGGCTGCTTGTGGAACCTTAATAGCGATGGCCGCCGCGGGGGGGTATTGGATTGAGAGGTGGCATTATGCTACATGGATGAACGCGCTTGCTAGGTTGGCTACTCGCCGCAACGAAAATGGCACCATCTACTGGCTTGATTTACAGGTCTATCCTGCCTGCCTACTCTTCTACACCTTAGGAATTGGCTCGATTGAAGCGGGAGAGCACGGATTAATGTTTCTTGGAGAAATGTTCCGCACCCCTATCCATCGAGAGCACCGAAAGGACATCGTCGCCGTCGAACAACTCCCTGCCTTCTGTCTGTTTGATGAGGGCAGCAGGCCGGCAAGACTTCTCGAGGGGATGGATCGTCGCCAGACACCCCTCAATGACTGGCTTCATAATTTATTAACACCACAGTTTCGAGGTATTATTCCGTCTGATTCCAGGTTTAGCTATGCCTTTGATAAGCTTGAAATCCTAGCGGCCCTCAGTTACTCACACCATGTGAAAGATTCTCTGGCATTTGGACATTGGACCCCTCCTGGACGATATGTTTTTCGATATGAGGACAGGACTCGCATTATTGAAAGCATTCGAGACTCACTTTCGACCCATAAGAACAATTCACCTTACGTCAAGAGTAGTATTTTTGGCCAGACTTTTGACGAATGCATTGTGGAACTTGATAAATTCATAGAATGGATCAGTACTTTGAAAGGGCGGAGACTATAG